The Astyanax mexicanus isolate ESR-SI-001 chromosome 24, AstMex3_surface, whole genome shotgun sequence genome has a segment encoding these proteins:
- the zgc:113184 gene encoding uncharacterized protein zgc:113184: MEEAYTALYQQFLRLQSLCLKQAAMLQHLTEALRRQQGNLEPPGTKEFFLPHQGYKSCVTRVLPHPKETSLPPLSYGDFEDLVSIPIQCTEEEATFTYPGVPAQAAQMPALAPHPGDANLAPLTGALHRLQLDPMWAEPKLNNCDQTMPAASPAPQASILKHLQQVEQRWHSLQTSKPTRRPWSSSFMNSEMLSQAGGLLMSGVMVSSQVCEFCHAVFPGHTTTNGEFLRHLMSHT; the protein is encoded by the exons ATGGAGGAAGCGTACACGGCCCTTTATCAGCAGTTTCTCCGCCTTCAGTCTCTCTGCCTGAAACAAGCCGCCATGCTTCAACACCTGACGGAGGCGTTGAGACGACAGCAAG GTAATCTGGAACCCCCCGGCACCAAAGAATTCTTCCTACCCCATCAAGGGTATAAAAGCTGCGTGACCCGCGTGCTGCCACACCCTAAGGAAACCA GTCTACCTCCTCTTTCTTATGGGGATTTTGAAGATTTGGTATCTATCCCGATCCAGTGCACAGAGGAAGAGGCGACCTTCACCTATCCTGGTGTTCCTGCACAAGCAGCTCAGATGCCAGCCCTCGCACCACACCCAG GTGATGCTAACCTCGCTCCCCTGACTGGGGCACTGCACCGACTACAGCTTGACCCCATGTGGGCGGAGCCAAAGCTGAACAACTGTGATCAAACAATGCCAGCGGCTTCTCCGGCACCTCAAGCCAGCATATTGAAACATTTACAGCAGGTTGAGCAGCGCTGGCACAGCCTCCAAACATCTAAACCCACGCGG AGGCCGTGGTCCTCCTCCTTCATGAACAGTGAGATGCTGAGCCAGGCCGGGGGGCTGCTGATGTCGGGGGTCATGGTGTCGTCCCAGGTGTGTGAATTCTGCCATGCTGTGTTTCCCGGACACACCACCACCAACGGGGAGTTTCTGCGCCATCTTATGTCACACACCTGA